The window caatgatatacagccctgccCAAAAGATAGGCGACAGGCATAATGTAGGTGGGGCTTATaagaggctgtatatcgttagtataaTGGGTAgcgctgatacaaagaccgtgTTCTAcatagtgacttgacagaattaccgtagaccgatagaattggtagtcggtacccaaatgtttacacaacatttggagaaagtgagtagaacaaattttcaattttcgttatttgaggcctttgaaacattcataataatgcatctgtagcaggatttaaaattttattctagccaacatgagcaaatacaaaataagatatatgccaatagagccgcgtaagactagacttttatcacaaatagccgatgtgaatacgagagatagagacaggttgcctaacgcgtgacatcattttgggcaagtctgggcacgtttttgtggcctgagcgtttttacggcgatcagatttttcggttttaatcttcaaatatcttggcaatgcgatcgcgtaacacaacaaacaacatatcaactgatagagaaaaaaaatgctttctcttaagatcaacttaaatttgacgcaactacatctttaatacgaaacagtgccattAGGCACTGCtccgttttaaacaggaaagttgctgccgtgttaaaaagcaccatcctgagttctgcggcttatacaaaggtgcggcctatgtattatttcattattgttttgtagaaaataaagcagatgcagcttatataggggtgcggtttataccCTAGGActcttatatttcgctagtatttagtttcgtgagtagcataccgagcaaaatttcgctggaacttaatttcgcagctctgatgagtgcgaaaatatagtgatgtgaaaataaatgcagtggaacaaacattagattcctcaggtccagttcgctggtacgacatatttttcaatttgggactaccgtactgtttggactataaaccgcacctctttataagctacatgtgctttattttccaaaaacgataataaaacaatacataagccgcaccttactataggccgcagaactaaggactctGCTTTTAacgccatttaaaacggaacagtgcagaacggcacagtttcgtattatccgacgctttttaacttagtgcctaacgagacagtaccgtgaggcattgtttcgtattttctttcacagctaaaagtgcactaattggagattctcgttagtgcgccctagcggtgaaagaaaaggccacagaataagccacagtgattagccgcacccttgtaggcctacctataagccgcatggctcaaatcatcagaaaaaagtagctgctaattgtccgaaaagtacggtagtttgtatttgtgaaccgcaggtagaaatgtgtaggctagatcaataatgtaatttgatcgcttgctgccatttgtttcctagactatcaatgacgtcaaagccgcagtgactgattggtaccaatattagaattcaagtatttatagcacgcggtgccgcggtggccatggcaccgggttgttattgcttttggttggtaataaaattcatcaccacaataattattattcaattttatgacttttcctaccagactgtcatcctcatcagtaacaaattcaatgactaaactaatatcatcatcttcttcatttgtctaggcttttccaaaaaaaatttattatcttaatttgttttgccaagctgctcagtcggtgtattagctataatgagtttagcaaaacttgcccaatgagccaaccacacacgaaaattgcctgcatttctaatatgacgattttattgtgaatatcaatgaagaaagtcatttattttcgcgttttcgctcgttcgttatgatagtttattttcgctcatgaaattttcgcgagaggctgttgccgtgaaaacgcgaaagttagatgccgcgaatacataagtgtcctagggtagtacaAAAAGTATGGTAATagtaataagtttgtgaaggccATGACAATGAATAACATTCCACAATAGAATACTTTGTAACTTTACAGCTTCTTGCTGGACAAATTAATACTGTAAAGAAAACTGGAAAAACTCTGGTACGATTTACTACATCGATATCGATTGACTGGACATTTGTAGTCGAGAGTAATACATATGTATTTGCATATAGTTAGGAGTAAAGCAAAGTTCATATACATATAAGGCCCATAGGTGCTCTGCATGGTCTGTGTTTTTGGTCTCTTTACATATATGGGTCATTGGCAGGTCAGCTCCACCTCTTTTGAGTCTGGCTCTTTGTTGGTAGCCTCGCCGAGTCAAGCAGGGCGGGGTCGGAGGAGTTGTGCTAACCTGGATACAAGGCAGCCTCACTCCCATCACAATACGGCAGCACAATTATAAAGTTTTGAAACACTAAATCACTTGCACACTTTGGTGTACAAGAAAAGTCTAACAAACATTTGAAACAAAACCTGCTACCAATAACAACTTTGatgaaaaagttgtaaaaatttaaacattttttccattaaacattaaaatttcaaaatgtattGTGTACTAGTGAAAAATAAGatattatgaaaatattaaaaaaatttcgcaCCTTTTTAGTGAACAAAGAACATGCATGTCATATGTCACTTATATTTAGTTTCTTCAATCTGTATAAATCTGAACATGCACTAGTGCAATTATATTAGAATATTCACATGTTCAGCGCTCAAACTTGAACACAGcaacaaataaattacaaatagCCATTGAATACCATTGGTTTATCTGAGCACTTTCTAACTTAACACTCAATACTGAAAAGAAAATAATCTACaagttgatatacatgtatctattattttatattacaggcCCACGGGATAGCCAATTTTTGTGTGACTTTAGCACCAACTGCTAAAAGGCGTAGACTAGTTTATGACATAGAAGAGAGTTGGTACAAAGGAAACCATTCTCTCACCTATGATCAACATCAGAAGATAATCAGTAACCATAAGGCACTTCTAGAGAAGTACAGAGAAGATACTAGGAAAGACTTTAGTAAGCTTGATGACCCGATGATGGCCTTGAACAATGATGACATATTCAGTGAGGAAAGTCTCTTGAATGCGACATCATTCTGTAAAAAAGTGTTTGCGGCCAGCAAGACCTGCAGTGAAGGACTTATCAATGTCTCAAAAACGATTCTCCAATCAAGCATTGATGTGCTGAAGAAGAAGGATGAAGAAGCTCCATGTAAGTTTACTATCATTGGATTAGGTTCCATAGCAAAAGGAGATGCAACTCCTTACTCTGATCTAGAATATGCCATCATCGTGGAGAAGGAATCAGATTACTTTGAAAAACTAGCGGTAGACAGCTACTTCAGAATAGGGAATCTAGGTGAGAGTCCTCTGAAGTCCTTTGATATTAATGAGTTGAAGACAAACAGTGAGTTAAGTAAGCTagctaagacggctgtcactggATACAGAATAGATGGTATCACTACAAACTCTGGTAACATCCCAACAGGTAATGGTAAAGAAGAAAGTCTGAGTCTGACGCTAACGGTAGAACAGTTTATGGAGCTGTACAGAAGTGAGGCTGAAAAACCAGTTGGTCGCCTTGCAGATAAATCTGACATGCTCTCCTCTACGGTCGTCATATTCTCAAATGAGGACTCACCTGATCAGAGCCAGCAGCATGAAGAGTTTGCTTCTGAAAGAAAATCGTATGAAGACTCTTTAGTAGGAGCAAAGGTGAAGAAAAAGCGTTTCGATTCATTCGCAAGTGACATTGATAAATACACCTTTTTACCAGAATTTGTATCATTTCAACCTCCTCAGAATTGGAATATCACGGTAAAAGAGAAGATATTCAGATATCCAACACTTCTTGCTAACAATTTGAAGATGTGTCTTGGACTCACCTTTAGCCAGTCTTGGGAAATTTATGGAGAGATGAAAAAGCAGGGTCTGCTGTCTTCAGAAAACCTTCAGTATCTGAACATACTCCTTGCTCTCTCCATATACATCCGTACTTCCTCTTATCTGAAGATGAGATCTCAGGCAGAGTTTGTACAAGTTGACAAATACTACCAAAGAGGTCAGATATTGTTCTATGCTGTTCCTGCACATCTAGTTGTCATTATGGGTTGTCTTCTCATCCCGATAAAACGGTTCATCAAATCCAGGATGTTGGAACTCAAGTCTTCTGCCGAGACTAAGGAGCAGTCAAGCATCGATGTGGCATCATTATTTCAAGGTTTTCAAGTTCCTCAAGAAGATTTCTGGCTGAAGTCAGAAGTACTCTACTTCACTGGCCAATACCATGATGCTACAATGGAAATCAGCAAAGCAATTGGACAACCCATTACCTCAACAACCTTTGCTGAACTAAAAGAGATCAGTCACTCGTCTGTAGATGAAGTTTCACTCAACAAGCGTCTACAGTTGTGCGCGTACCTTTTGTATTACTCACAAAATTACAAGCTAGCTCTCGAATGCTTCCAATGTTTGTCTGAGAAACAACCTCAACGAAGTCTTTGGAAGCTGCTGGCAGCACACTGCAGCAAAGAGATTGGGGACTACAGGGCTGCCAAACGACTGCTTAAAGAGGTGAGTCAGTTGTAGCATATCACAGGCTGTATATATGAGTGATGCTAGAAAGGTGGGTAGGCTAGCTTAGGTGTGGTGACAGCAGAGAAGAAAAGAGAGAGGGAGCACCATAAGTAGAGAAGTTATCTACACTTACAACAGTAGTAGAATAACTCCCATAATCAGATGGTAGCAATAAACACAGACCATCATGGCTGGCATACTAATGTTGTGGGATTAGATGCCAGGATAACCTATAATGATGAGTATTTCAGGTATCTAACACATGACTTCTTGCTGTACCTGTGTAGGTACACAAGCTACTGCAATATTTTATTCTACATGCACAATGGAAGTGCGAAATTAAGAttttcaaacaatttgtttCAGTGCTTATTTAACCAGATTAGCTTTGTGTATGGTATGCCACTCTCCAAACCATAAATACATGTGTATCATCATGAGCCAATTGAAATCTTTCTATACACATGAAAACAAACAAACCTTAAATGAAATTCAAACAGACCAGCGTATCATGTCACCCCCTCATTATCATTGATAATCCGTCTCTGAATGATTGACTACTTCCATAAACCAAAAAGGTATGCCAACTTTTCAAACCCTCAATACAAATACAATCATACCTCACCATACTTGAGCTTAATGCATTTTGAGACTGAACTCGAATATCAATTTACAATTTACTCTTGTCTCAAagcactatttcctatataaaataactatgtACAAATAAATCAGTTACCACACAATTAAAAGGCAACCCAAAAAAAAATATTACGGTAGAAAAGAGTGTTTTGATTGTTATAATTCAGTCCCTATGTTAACAAAGTAACCAAtacatatttagtataatatatatatatatatgtgtatttagTGTTTATTAggtgcaataaaatgtaacatcactatcTACACTACTCTACGGAATGTTACCTTTAAGACAGATGTAGTGGATAACGGTGGTCTGAGAGAGAGACTAAGTAGCTATGTGCTTGGATCACAAAACTTTTGTGACCCTGCGTAACAGATAGTTGGAATTTAACAtgaatgaatatataaatatatagcttacttatatatatgaatgaatATAGCTTACTGAATgtacacttgaagctaagttttaatcttttactaaacttactttaattttgttgttttattttgtattatttgtttccGGTGTGGCGCTTTTTGCCTCGGGTTCACTATTATTTTCATCCAACCTTGTAAAAATCTTTTCCCAACTGATTCAAAGATAAAATCGAGCAATGCTGCTCTCAAATGTGACCTTTCACACTCTTGGCCATGTAGTGGCCACGGCGAACTGATTCAAGTGCTCAACtctcaaagattactcataCCTCAAGAaagaaacttgctaaaaagtctACTCATATTTCAAGTATATTGCATGTTGGGGCATTCGTAGGCAAAGGTACGGCTGTATATTATACTGAGCAAATATAAATGCGTTTGATTTGCAGCAGCACcatctatttgaacgtcactgCTAATACAATGGTACTctagaagggttaaaaaaagAGCAccgtgacgttcaaatagaggtttatGGTAACTCTATTGTAAAAGCTTTACTGAATGTTTAGTACCCACTAAGTATTTATTTCTGCAGGCAGAGCAATCATTGGAGATGTCAGATGATAATACTTCTGAGGGTGTAGATGAGAACCACAGAGACACATACATTACTTACACAAATATTGGTTCAGTGTACCAGGCTTTGAGTGAGTATGAGAAGGCATTGCATTACCTTACCAAAGCTCTGAACATCACCAAGGCTTTATACCCTGATACCAAGCATGCCATTGCAGGCagaagttttaataacattggaTTGGCTGATAACTGGCTGGGTAATTATGAGCAAGGCAACAGCTATGAGTCATCAGACATGTTAGAAGCAAATACGGAATATGAAGTAGTTGTCATACATCCTGATATTGCTGCTAACTACATTAACATAGGTTCAGTGTTCAATTCTTTGGGTGACTACAGCagagcattagaatatcacaagAAAGCATTAGACATGTTAAAGGCTGTGTATGAAAAGGATACCAACCATACTGCCATTGCTATCTCCTACAGTGAaattggttcagtatacaactccttgggtgactacagacaagcattagaatatcaaCAGAAAGCATTAGACATGCGAAAGGCTTTGCATGGAAAGGATACCTACAATACCGATATTGCTAtctcctacaataacattggtttaGTATACCACGCcttgggtgactacagacaagcattagaatattacaagAATGCATTAGACCTTcgaaaggctgtgtatggaaagAATACTGACCATACTGAAATTGCTACCTCCTACAgtaacattggttcagtatactgctctttgggtgactacagacaagcattagaatatcacgcTAAAGCATTAGACATGcgaaaggctgtgtatggaaagGATACCAATCATACTGATATTTTTGCCTCCTGCAATAACATCGGTTCAGTATACAGGTCcttgggtgactacagacaagcattagaatatcacatgaCAGCTTTGAAcatgcaaaaggctgtgtatggaaaaGATaccaaccatactgatattgctaccaGCTACAGTAACATTGGTTCAACATACATTTTCTTGAGTGACTACAGACAAGCATCAGAAAATCACAAGAAAGCATTAGAcatgcaaaaggctgtgtatggaaagGATACCAACCATACCTGTATTGCTACcacct of the Watersipora subatra chromosome 4, tzWatSuba1.1, whole genome shotgun sequence genome contains:
- the LOC137394495 gene encoding tetratricopeptide repeat protein 28-like; protein product: MLKKDSKRSGALSNAPIVTKMLNQNAHGIANFCVTLAPTAKRRRLVYDIEESWYKGNHSLTYDQHQKIISNHKALLEKYREDTRKDFSKLDDPMMALNNDDIFSEESLLNATSFCKKVFAASKTCSEGLINVSKTILQSSIDVLKKKDEEAPCKFTIIGLGSIAKGDATPYSDLEYAIIVEKESDYFEKLAVDSYFRIGNLGESPLKSFDINELKTNSELSKLAKTAVTGYRIDGITTNSGNIPTGNGKEESLSLTLTVEQFMELYRSEAEKPVGRLADKSDMLSSTVVIFSNEDSPDQSQQHEEFASERKSYEDSLVGAKVKKKRFDSFASDIDKYTFLPEFVSFQPPQNWNITVKEKIFRYPTLLANNLKMCLGLTFSQSWEIYGEMKKQGLLSSENLQYLNILLALSIYIRTSSYLKMRSQAEFVQVDKYYQRGQILFYAVPAHLVVIMGCLLIPIKRFIKSRMLELKSSAETKEQSSIDVASLFQGFQVPQEDFWLKSEVLYFTGQYHDATMEISKAIGQPITSTTFAELKEISHSSVDEVSLNKRLQLCAYLLYYSQNYKLALECFQCLSEKQPQRSLWKLLAAHCSKEIGDYRAAKRLLKEAEQSLEMSDDNTSEGVDENHRDTYITYTNIGSVYQALSEYEKALHYLTKALNITKALYPDTKHAIAGRSFNNIGLADNWLGNYEQGNSYESSDMLEANTEYEVVVIHPDIAANYINIGSVFNSLGDYSRALEYHKKALDMLKAVYEKDTNHTAIAISYSEIGSVYNSLGDYRQALEYQQKALDMRKALHGKDTYNTDIAISYNNIGLVYHALGDYRQALEYYKNALDLRKAVYGKNTDHTEIATSYSNIGSVYCSLGDYRQALEYHAKALDMRKAVYGKDTNHTDIFASCNNIGSVYRSLGDYRQALEYHMTALNMQKAVYGKDTNHTDIATSYSNIGSTYIFLSDYRQASENHKKALDMQKAVYGKDTNHTCIATTYNNIGSTYNFLGDYSQALEYYKKSLDMLKAVYGENTNYTDIAASYGNIGSVYNFLGDYRQALDHHMKSLDMQKAVYGEDTNHTNIATSYTNIGSVYNSLGDYKQALKHHKKALNMQKAVYGKDTNHTDIASSYNNIGLVYHSLGDYRQALENHMTTLNMQKAMYGEDTNHTDVATSYSNIGSTYISLIDYKQALKNHKKALDMRKAVYGKDTNNTDIASSYNNIGATYNSMGDCRLALEYQKKALDLLKVVYGEDTNHTRIATTHNNIGSVYNSLGDYRQALKNHKKALDVQKAVYGKDTNNTDIAISYNNIGSVYNSLGDCKQALDHHMKSLDMQKAVYGEDTNHTNIATTHNNIGATYNSMGDYRRALEYHKKALDMLKAASGEDTNNTDLATTYNSIGSVYNSLGDYRQALKNHKKALDGQKAVYGKDTNQTDIATTHNNIGATYNSMGDYRRALEYHKKALDMLKAAYGEDTNNTDIAATYNSIGSVYNSLGDYKQALKNHKKALDGQKAVYGEDTNHTEIATTYNNIGATYNSVGDYRRALEYQKKALDMLKAASGEDTNNTDLATTYNSIGSVYNSLGDYRQALKNHKKALDGQKAVYGKDTNQTDIATTHNNIGATYNSMGDYRRALEYHKKALDMLKAAYGEDTNNTDIAATYNSIGSVYHFLGDYRQALKYLIKALQMKEAAYKKGTKHLGIVHIYRKIGLVYYHLEDYKQALEYYTEGLNML